A genomic stretch from Poecile atricapillus isolate bPoeAtr1 chromosome 10, bPoeAtr1.hap1, whole genome shotgun sequence includes:
- the LOC131582457 gene encoding adhesion G-protein coupled receptor G1-like encodes MKVLFLLLLSPLQGVGANGRREEDFRFCGDRNQTQESSVIYKHSPNTMFIENTAQALIIKRPFLPNRRSFYYKYSLPPTLGRYRFCIYWFESNRTLQLVYGKQSILLGGDPSSSIPQGQESQETERTKAYIFNVSYFIKGGKNTSLAANDEYRFPASLESTPIWKQDVEEQLANLDNLIAQPLAPAAGATEQQRLRRKLGELEEMLAKVELKGQNQTFGEATVHATVLRVQPSRAPQHLTFVSQREESGEVQGFTVDLPSSLFMMVKEREEVLEHRVLLMDINRQTMFQDENSSHVLGDKVVSISLVDTVVANLSDPVVLTFFHDQLPRNVTPLCVFWQEDASASSGSWDSYGCTTVTGSSQTECRCNHLTYFAVLMVSSPDITSVHRNYLSIITYAGCLISALASICTIFFLYFRSKQRDQITSMHIHMNLLFAIFLLDVTFLISEHLAASSSEIICRVGGAFLHFSLLSCLTWMGIEGYNLYRLVIEVFNAYHDHFLLKLFLAGWGVPFSCVMIIFLASWTNYGPFSIPIYESIDGRSTNATICWITNPLIHNIVNLGFFSLVFLFNSVMLGAMVREILRQNKKGHKLKHVLALFGLSILLGIPWALIFFSFTSGVFCLVSLYIFTIINSLQGFLIFLWYWTMVLQARKAPDSQSSSDSAKLQPSSS; translated from the exons ATGAAggtcctcttcctgctccttctctcccctctccaaG GGGTGGGAGCCAATGGCCGCAGGGAAGAGGATTTCCGCTTCTGCGGTGACCGAAACCAGACCCAGGAGAGCTCTGTCATCTACAAGCACAGCCCCAACACCATGTTCATCGAGAACACGGCCCAGGCACTGATAATAAAAAGGCCCTTTTTGCCAAACAGGAGAAGCTTTTACTACAAGTACAGCCTGCCCCCCACCTTGGGCAGGTACCGCTTCTGCATCTACTGGTTTGAGTCCAACAGGACCCTGCAGCTGGTGTACGGGAAGCAGAGCATCCTCCTGGGTGGGGACCcatccagcagcatcccccagggacaggagagtCAGGAGACTGAAAGAACCAAAGCCTACATCTTCAATGTGTCCTATTTCATAAAGGGCGGGAAGAACACCTCCCTGGCTGCTAATGATGAATACCGCTTCCCTG CCTCTCTAGAGAGCACACCCATCTGGAAGCAGGATGTGGAGGAGCAGCTCGCTAACTTAGACAACCTCATTGCCCAGCCCCTGGCGCCCGCCGCGGGAGCCACGGAGCAGCAGAGGCTCCGGCG CAAActtggggagctggaggagatgcTGGCCAAGGTGGAGCTTAAAGGGCAGAACCAGACCTTTGGGGAGGCCACTGTGCACGCGACTGTCCTGAGGGTCCAGCCCAGTCGGGCTCCTCAGCACCTGACCTTTGTTTCCCAGAGAGAG GAGAGTGGAGAGGTCCAGGGATTCACCGTGGACCTGCCAAGCAGCCTGTTCATGATGgtgaaggagagggaggaggtgtTGGAGCACAGGGTGCTGCTCATGGACATCAACAGGCAGACCATGTTCCAG GATGAAAACAGCAGTCATGTCCTGGGTGACAAGGTAGTCAGCATCTCCCTGGTGGACACAGTGGTGGCCAACCTCTCTGACCCAGTGGTCCTCACTTTCTTCCATGACCAGCTGCCG AGGAACGTAACCCCACTGTGCGTCTTCTGGCAGGAGGACGCCTCTG CCAGttctgggagctgggacagctATGGGTGTACAACTGTGACAGGGAGCAGCCAGACAGAGTGCAGGTGCAACCACCTCACCTACTTTGCTGTGCTCATG gtATCCTCTCCAGACATCACCTCTGTGCACAGGAATTACCTGAGTATCATAACCTACGCTGGCTGCCTGATCTCAGCTTTGGCATCCATTTGCACCATTTTCTTCCTCTACTTCAG AAGCAAACAGCGAGACCAGATCACGAGCATGCACATCCACATGAACCTGCTGTTTGCCATCTTCCTCCTGGATGTCACCTTCCTCATCTCTGAGCActtggctgccagcagcagtgagaTCATCTGCAGAGTCGGGGGGGCGTTTCTGCACTTTTCACTCCTGAGCTGCCTCACCTGGATGGGCATTGAGGGCTACAACCTCTACCGGCTTGTGATCGAAGTCTTCAACGCCTACCATGACCACTTCCTCCTCAAGCTCTTCCTGGCTGGCTGGG GAGTCCCCTTCTCCTGTGTGATGATAATCTTCCTGGCTAGCTGGACGAACTATGGCCCCTTCTCCATTCCCATCTATGAATCCATTGATGGCAGATCCACCAACGCCACCAT ATGCTGGATCACAAACCCCCTGATCCATAACATCGTGAACCTGGGTTTCTTCAGCCTGGTGTTCCTCTTTAACTCGGTCATGCTGGGGGCCATGGTACGGGAGATCCTCCGGCAGAACAAAAAAGGTCACAAGCTCAAGCATGTCCTGGCCCTCTTCGGGCTGAGCATCCTGCTGGGCATCCCCTGGGCACTGATCTTCTTCTCCTTCACCTCTGGTGTGTTCTGCCTTGTCTCCCTCTACATCTTCACCATCATCAACTCCCTCCAAG gtttcctcatcttcctctgGTACTGGACCATGGTGCTGCAGGCGAGGAAGGCTCCTGActctcagagcagctctgacagTGCCAAGttgcagcccagcagcagctga